From Andrena cerasifolii isolate SP2316 chromosome 12, iyAndCera1_principal, whole genome shotgun sequence, a single genomic window includes:
- the Clic gene encoding chloride intracellular channel protein 5 has product MADDSHENGTSNGDVPEIELIIKASTIDGRRKGACLFCQEYFMDLYLLAELKTISLKVTTVDMQKPPPDFRTNFQATPPPILIDNGDAILENEKIERHIMKNIPGGHNLFVQDKEVATLVENLFSKLKLLLLNAKDKDKDPKSSSLMAHLRKIDEHLGRKGTRFLTGDTMCCFDCELMPRLQHIRVAGKYFADFEIPDTLVHLWRYMHHMYRLDAFLQSCPADQDIINHYKLQQSMKMKKHEELETPTFTTSIPIEVNDD; this is encoded by the exons ATGGCGGACGACAGCCACGAGAACGGCACCAGCAACGGGGACGTGCCCGAGATCGAGCTGATCATCAAG GCATCCACGATCGACGGCCGCCGAAAGGGCGCCTGCCTGTTCTGCCAGGAGTACTTCATGGACCTGTACCTCCTGGCCGAGCTGAAGACGATCTCGCTGAAGGTGACGACGGTGGACATGCAGAAGCCGCCGCCCGATTTCCGCACCAACTTCCAGGCGACGCCCCCGCCGATCCTGATCGACAACGGGGACGCGATACTGGAGAACGAGAAGATCGAGCGGCACATCATGAAGAACATTCCCGGCGGGCACAATCTGTTCGTGCAGGACAAAGAAGTGGCCACTCTCGTCGAAAACTTGTTCAGC AAGCTGAAGCTGCTGCTGCTGAACGCCAAGGACAAGGACAAGGACCCGAAGTCCTCGTCCCTGATGGCGCATCTGCGGAAGATCGACGAGCATCTCGGCCGCAAGGGGACGCGCTTCCTCACCGGCGACACGATGTGCTGCTTCGATTGCGAGCTGATGCCTCGACTACAGCACATCAGGGTCGCCGGCAAGTATTTCGCCGACTTCGAGATCCCGGACACTCTGGTGCATCTCTGGCGGTATATGCATCACATGTACAGGCTGGACGCTTTCCTGCAGAGCTGCCCCGCCGACCAGGACATCATCAACCATTACAAGCTGCAACAG AGCATGAAGATGAAGAAGCACGAGGAGCTGGAGACTCCAACCTTCACCACCAGTATCCCGATCGAGGTGAACGACGACTAG